Proteins from a genomic interval of Neisseria arctica:
- a CDS encoding Maf family protein has product MNTYLPIILGSTSIFRRQQLETLGLYFEIAKPECDETPLSGETPETTALRLAKNKAYSLAGKFPKALIIGADQVAYCNGRQLGKPMSVAKAQQMLKELSGQHIDFYSALCLLNTATGKLHSYVDHTTVTMRVLSSEQISRYLEREPDAIYCAGAAKSEGLGAALLSRIETTDPNALIGLPLFRLVDFLNTEGIYIV; this is encoded by the coding sequence ATGAATACCTACTTACCAATTATTTTGGGTTCAACTTCCATCTTCCGCCGGCAGCAGCTGGAAACACTGGGACTATATTTCGAAATCGCAAAACCTGAGTGCGATGAAACACCCCTATCAGGCGAGACACCTGAAACGACTGCCCTCAGGCTCGCAAAAAACAAAGCATATTCCTTAGCTGGAAAATTTCCGAAGGCCCTCATCATCGGTGCCGACCAAGTGGCCTACTGTAACGGCAGACAATTAGGCAAGCCCATGAGCGTAGCAAAAGCACAACAAATGCTAAAGGAACTATCAGGACAGCACATTGACTTTTACAGTGCCCTATGCCTACTGAATACCGCCACCGGCAAACTGCATAGCTATGTTGACCATACTACCGTCACTATGAGGGTTTTGAGCTCTGAACAGATCAGCCGCTATCTGGAACGAGAACCGGACGCTATATATTGTGCCGGAGCAGCGAAAAGTGAAGGGCTCGGCGCCGCTCTACTTTCACGGATTGAAACAACCGACCCCAACGCATTAATCGGCTTACCGCTTTTCCGATTGGTCGACTTTCTCAATACCGAAGGTATTTATATCGTATAA
- a CDS encoding phosphoribosyltransferase — protein sequence MTTKIWYTYDDIHRVIKSLAEKIQASGVKYDAMIAIGGGGFIPARILRCFLDIPIYAVTTAYYDSEYEGKTTEEVKKVQWLDPVPDVLSGKNVLVVDEVDDSRVTLEFVLKELAKEDFGTIGVAVLHEKIKNKVGQLPEGMPYFSGITVEDWWINYPWDAEELDEHNRLAAIGPH from the coding sequence ATGACAACAAAAATTTGGTACACCTATGATGATATCCACCGCGTTATCAAATCATTGGCAGAAAAAATTCAGGCTTCGGGTGTGAAGTATGATGCCATGATTGCGATCGGTGGTGGAGGTTTTATTCCTGCCCGTATTTTGCGCTGCTTTCTTGATATTCCGATTTATGCTGTAACCACTGCTTATTACGACAGCGAATATGAAGGTAAAACTACTGAAGAAGTTAAAAAAGTCCAGTGGTTGGATCCAGTGCCGGATGTATTGTCCGGTAAAAACGTACTTGTCGTTGATGAGGTGGATGATAGTCGTGTAACGTTGGAATTTGTATTAAAAGAGCTGGCGAAAGAAGATTTCGGCACTATTGGTGTTGCCGTATTGCATGAAAAAATCAAGAATAAAGTCGGCCAGCTACCGGAGGGAATGCCTTATTTCAGCGGCATTACTGTGGAAGACTGGTGGATTAATTATCCTTGGGATGCGGAAGAGCTTGACGAGCATAATCGTTTGGCTGCGATCGGCCCGCATTAA
- a CDS encoding DUF1294 domain-containing protein, with protein MKHNKHYGTVSYWFDDRKIGAIRSDENRGRHVMLTAEQLAGDYKFPKAGDEVCYGLGVDAKSRPLALAVERLKPPPEGKRVRLVLEYWDFQRNGGYGFYGDDRPVQVFILGPSLRDQRRVPEDGSMLEGLLLQHGNGQWILDDVVSVDHLDVEQLSDSPHSADITKNIVTTGLEAEAEEDYRVSWDDEPQVKQESSIPINTLLEGRVVYWDKSRDYGFIQYGNERVLFYLSACQDGKQPFEGAVVNFLCRPFGEEESKRAVKVVLKDEYAHLSPSISSTETGKKYLVPRKYKISLYIFFILVYVAFLTYRFWPLALWYAVWSIVAWLMYRHDKQRALAFGAYRGFAGRIPESTLLAVGLIGGWPGALLGRFFWRHKTTKQPFVACFWITVLINILVTSLLVWSGILDWLSHLLTVEFGSNGLS; from the coding sequence ATGAAGCACAATAAACATTACGGAACGGTCAGCTATTGGTTTGATGACCGTAAAATCGGAGCGATCCGCTCGGATGAAAATAGGGGGAGGCATGTGATGCTGACAGCAGAACAGCTTGCCGGAGATTATAAATTCCCGAAAGCAGGAGACGAAGTTTGCTATGGTTTGGGAGTCGATGCTAAAAGCCGCCCGCTGGCGCTTGCCGTAGAACGCCTGAAACCGCCGCCTGAAGGAAAGAGGGTGCGTTTGGTGCTCGAATATTGGGATTTCCAACGCAACGGCGGATATGGTTTTTATGGTGATGACAGGCCGGTGCAAGTGTTTATTTTAGGACCGTCCCTACGTGACCAGCGTCGTGTACCAGAGGATGGAAGCATGCTAGAAGGGCTATTGTTGCAGCATGGTAATGGACAATGGATACTGGACGATGTTGTTAGCGTAGACCATTTAGATGTAGAACAGCTTTCGGATTCACCTCATTCGGCGGATATTACAAAAAATATTGTGACAACCGGTCTTGAGGCTGAAGCTGAAGAGGATTATCGAGTTAGCTGGGATGATGAGCCTCAGGTAAAACAAGAAAGTTCCATCCCCATCAATACGTTGTTGGAAGGGCGTGTTGTTTATTGGGATAAAAGTCGCGATTACGGTTTCATACAATACGGTAATGAGCGTGTATTATTTTATTTATCAGCTTGCCAAGATGGAAAGCAGCCTTTCGAGGGCGCAGTTGTTAATTTTCTATGCCGCCCATTCGGCGAGGAAGAAAGTAAGCGAGCTGTGAAAGTGGTATTAAAAGACGAATATGCCCATTTATCGCCCTCTATCTCTTCCACAGAAACAGGAAAGAAATACTTAGTGCCGCGGAAATACAAAATATCGTTATATATATTTTTTATACTGGTTTATGTGGCTTTTTTAACGTATCGTTTTTGGCCGTTGGCATTGTGGTATGCAGTGTGGAGCATAGTCGCTTGGTTGATGTACCGGCATGATAAACAGCGCGCTTTGGCATTTGGAGCCTATAGGGGTTTTGCCGGCAGGATACCGGAGTCGACTTTGTTGGCGGTAGGCCTGATAGGCGGTTGGCCCGGAGCATTGCTTGGGCGTTTCTTCTGGCGCCATAAAACTACCAAACAGCCGTTTGTTGCTTGCTTTTGGATTACCGTATTGATAAATATTTTGGTTACGTCACTATTGGTGTGGTCGGGTATTTTGGATTGGCTTTCCCATTTGCTAACCGTTGAATTCGGGTCGAACGGGTTGTCGTAA
- a CDS encoding DUF2127 domain-containing protein, producing the protein MEKPRSFSAVQFIALYEVGKGILALLTAAVIWYDRDKLSLLAQVLTEGLHHFFGRFLVYQIDKLYALSQTAIHNVYAVITMLVIYALIRFGEGYGLYRERTWGYWFSFIAYGLFVPVELYEVVKRFNFVHCMVFIVNIAIMVVIYKRMKKQGLL; encoded by the coding sequence ATGGAAAAGCCCCGTTCGTTTTCTGCTGTTCAGTTCATTGCATTGTATGAGGTAGGCAAAGGAATTCTGGCACTGCTTACCGCTGCCGTAATTTGGTACGATCGGGATAAACTATCGTTATTAGCACAAGTGCTAACAGAAGGTTTACATCATTTTTTTGGTCGCTTTCTTGTTTATCAAATCGATAAATTGTATGCATTGAGCCAAACGGCGATTCACAACGTATATGCTGTTATCACTATGTTGGTAATTTATGCCCTGATTCGTTTTGGTGAAGGCTATGGGCTATATCGTGAACGAACTTGGGGTTATTGGTTTAGTTTTATTGCTTACGGTTTGTTTGTCCCTGTTGAGTTGTACGAGGTTGTAAAACGGTTTAATTTTGTTCACTGTATGGTTTTTATTGTGAACATTGCCATTATGGTGGTGATTTATAAGCGGATGAAAAAACAGGGGTTGCTGTAA
- the fabD gene encoding ACP S-malonyltransferase codes for MNFAFFFPGQGSQSLGMMNGFNESNVVKATFDEASAALGQDLWAMMNAEDAGPINETVNTQPLMLAAGVATYRAYLEAGGQAPKVVAGHSLGEYTALVVAGALKFEDAVKLVRLRAELMQSAVPAGVGAMAAILGLEDEQVKNICVQAAQNEVVEAVNFNSPGQVVIAGHTAAVERAIALAKEAGAKRALPLPVSVPSHCSLMKPAAEKLAEALQDVEITRPEIEVIHNADVAAYTDVEKIKDALVRQLYSPVRWTETVNALVERGITESAECGPGKVLAGLAKRINKAAVCTALTNMEQVVAFINLK; via the coding sequence ATGAACTTTGCCTTTTTCTTTCCCGGCCAAGGCTCGCAAAGCCTAGGTATGATGAACGGTTTTAATGAAAGTAACGTTGTAAAAGCAACTTTTGATGAAGCTTCTGCGGCTCTTGGCCAAGACCTATGGGCTATGATGAATGCCGAAGATGCAGGGCCGATTAATGAAACCGTAAATACCCAGCCGCTGATGTTGGCTGCCGGTGTAGCCACTTACCGTGCATACCTTGAAGCAGGTGGGCAGGCACCTAAAGTTGTGGCAGGTCATAGCTTGGGCGAATATACGGCTTTAGTAGTTGCAGGTGCATTGAAATTTGAAGATGCCGTCAAACTTGTACGTTTGCGTGCCGAATTGATGCAGTCTGCCGTACCGGCCGGAGTGGGAGCAATGGCTGCTATTTTGGGTTTGGAAGATGAACAGGTAAAAAACATTTGTGTTCAAGCGGCGCAAAACGAAGTAGTCGAAGCTGTTAATTTCAATTCGCCCGGCCAGGTTGTTATTGCCGGCCATACTGCTGCCGTGGAGCGTGCAATTGCATTAGCAAAAGAAGCAGGAGCCAAGCGCGCTTTACCCTTACCGGTATCTGTACCCTCGCATTGCAGCCTGATGAAGCCGGCTGCTGAAAAATTGGCAGAAGCATTACAAGACGTGGAAATTACCCGTCCGGAAATCGAAGTAATCCATAATGCCGATGTGGCTGCTTATACTGATGTGGAGAAAATCAAAGATGCATTGGTACGTCAGCTTTACAGCCCGGTACGATGGACTGAAACCGTTAATGCATTGGTTGAACGTGGTATCACTGAATCAGCGGAGTGCGGTCCGGGTAAGGTCTTGGCAGGTTTGGCCAAACGTATTAATAAAGCCGCTGTTTGTACGGCTCTAACTAATATGGAGCAGGTGGTAGCATTTATTAATTTAAAATAA
- the scpB gene encoding SMC-Scp complex subunit ScpB, with protein sequence MNDKLSPDALIEAALLTQIEPLSEKAMRELCVPPLSADKLIDVLSTLKARWYNRALQLVHTHEGWRFQIDARAFERLGSLQEQRAPRYSRAVMETLAIIAYQQPVTRGDIEGIRGVAVSSNVMQTLQDRGWIEVIGHRDTVGRPALWATTEAFLTDLQLNDLTELPPLTELGELVLPDLMEPPPEDDSEEIEKDIVEAVENVSASENGGTLLN encoded by the coding sequence ATGAACGATAAACTTTCTCCCGATGCGCTGATAGAAGCCGCACTGTTAACCCAAATCGAGCCCTTGAGCGAAAAAGCCATGCGAGAGTTGTGTGTGCCGCCGCTTTCCGCAGATAAGCTGATTGACGTACTTTCTACACTGAAAGCACGTTGGTACAACCGTGCATTGCAGTTGGTTCACACACATGAGGGCTGGCGCTTCCAAATTGATGCCCGTGCATTCGAGCGTTTGGGCAGTTTGCAGGAGCAGCGCGCACCGCGTTACTCGCGGGCTGTAATGGAAACACTGGCGATTATCGCTTACCAACAGCCTGTTACCCGAGGTGATATCGAAGGCATACGGGGCGTAGCGGTGTCCAGTAATGTGATGCAGACGCTTCAAGACAGAGGTTGGATTGAGGTAATCGGCCATCGGGATACGGTTGGACGGCCGGCTTTGTGGGCGACCACAGAGGCGTTTTTAACCGATTTGCAGTTGAATGATTTAACCGAGCTGCCGCCGCTTACCGAATTGGGTGAATTGGTGTTGCCGGATTTGATGGAACCCCCGCCTGAAGATGATAGCGAAGAGATTGAGAAAGATATAGTGGAAGCGGTAGAAAACGTTTCTGCATCAGAAAACGGCGGCACTTTATTAAATTAA
- a CDS encoding IS1595 family transposase, whose translation MKITYCKLSKKVQKKLLEFFVLEVTARSAANLLDINPNSAALFYRKIRQVIAYHLELQADEIFDGSIELDESYFGGQRKGKRGRGAAGKVAVFGILKRQGKVYTVVVKNTKQDTLLPVIKRKIMPDSIVYTDYYKSYDVLDVSEFTHHRINHSELFVDRQNHINGIENFWNQAKRVLRKYNGIDRKSFPLFLKECEFRFNFGTPKEQLKILRIWCDI comes from the coding sequence ATGAAGATAACATACTGTAAACTATCTAAAAAAGTACAAAAAAAGTTGCTTGAATTTTTTGTACTTGAGGTAACCGCCCGTTCTGCTGCCAATTTATTGGATATTAACCCCAATTCAGCAGCTCTGTTTTACCGTAAAATTCGCCAAGTCATTGCCTATCATTTAGAGCTTCAAGCTGATGAAATCTTTGATGGTTCAATCGAGCTTGATGAGAGTTATTTTGGTGGACAACGAAAAGGCAAACGCGGTCGCGGAGCGGCTGGGAAAGTAGCGGTATTTGGTATTTTGAAACGTCAAGGCAAGGTTTATACTGTTGTCGTTAAAAATACCAAACAAGATACTTTACTACCTGTTATTAAACGAAAAATAATGCCTGATAGCATTGTTTATACGGACTATTACAAAAGCTATGATGTGCTAGATGTGAGTGAATTTACGCATCACAGAATCAATCATTCAGAGCTTTTTGTCGACCGTCAAAACCATATCAACGGTATTGAAAACTTCTGGAATCAGGCAAAGCGCGTTCTACGAAAGTACAATGGAATTGACCGAAAATCTTTCCCTTTATTCTTGAAAGAATGCGAATTTCGTTTTAACTTTGGTACACCAAAAGAGCAACTTAAAATCTTGCGAATTTGGTGTGATATTTAA
- a CDS encoding beta-ketoacyl-ACP synthase III, with protein sequence MQYAKILGTGSYLPASRVTNDELAQKVDTSDEWITTRTGIKARHIAADNEKTSDLATEAAKRALLAAGVDAGEIDLIVLATATPDMQFPSTATIVQNKLGIAGCAAFDVAAVCAGFMYALTTAQAYIQSGMAKKALVIGAEIFSRIVDWNDRSTCVLFGDGAGAVVLGASEQPGIIGGKLQADGNYLPLLQVPGQIAGGKITGTPFVQMDGPGVFKFAVKTLAKVAEDVLEQTGTSAEEIDWIVPHQANKRIIEATAKHLGLSMDKVILTVEEHANTSAASIPLALDTGIRSGKIRRGQTLLLEGIGGGFAWGAVLVKY encoded by the coding sequence ATGCAATACGCCAAAATTCTCGGTACGGGCAGTTATCTGCCGGCTAGCCGTGTGACTAATGACGAACTGGCACAAAAGGTAGATACCTCTGATGAGTGGATTACCACGAGAACAGGTATTAAAGCCCGGCATATTGCGGCAGATAATGAAAAAACCAGTGATTTGGCGACAGAAGCAGCCAAAAGAGCTCTGCTGGCTGCTGGTGTAGATGCGGGAGAAATCGATCTGATTGTACTTGCAACGGCTACGCCTGATATGCAGTTTCCCTCTACCGCGACGATCGTTCAAAATAAATTGGGTATCGCTGGATGCGCTGCTTTTGACGTGGCGGCAGTATGTGCCGGCTTTATGTATGCTCTCACTACCGCTCAGGCGTATATTCAAAGCGGTATGGCTAAAAAAGCATTAGTTATCGGGGCCGAAATATTCAGTCGGATTGTGGACTGGAACGACCGCAGCACTTGTGTGTTGTTTGGTGACGGTGCGGGTGCAGTCGTGTTGGGCGCTTCAGAGCAACCGGGCATTATCGGTGGAAAACTGCAGGCAGACGGTAATTATTTACCTTTGTTGCAAGTGCCGGGGCAAATCGCCGGTGGCAAAATCACCGGTACGCCGTTTGTGCAAATGGACGGACCCGGTGTATTTAAGTTTGCAGTAAAAACATTGGCCAAAGTAGCAGAGGATGTTTTGGAGCAAACCGGCACTTCGGCGGAGGAAATCGATTGGATTGTGCCTCATCAGGCTAATAAGCGGATTATTGAAGCTACCGCCAAACATTTGGGTTTGAGTATGGATAAGGTGATTCTGACGGTAGAAGAGCATGCAAATACTTCAGCAGCCTCCATTCCGCTTGCCTTGGATACGGGTATCCGTAGCGGGAAAATACGCCGAGGGCAGACTTTACTGCTTGAAGGTATAGGAGGTGGTTTTGCATGGGGGGCGGTGCTGGTAAAATACTAA
- the rpmF gene encoding 50S ribosomal protein L32, translating into MAVQQNKKSPSKRGMHRSHDALTAPALSVDSATGEVHRPHHISPNGMYRGRKVVKTKGE; encoded by the coding sequence ATGGCCGTTCAACAAAACAAAAAATCTCCCTCTAAACGCGGTATGCACCGCTCTCATGATGCGTTGACTGCGCCTGCTCTGTCTGTTGACAGCGCTACCGGCGAAGTGCACCGCCCGCACCACATTTCTCCCAACGGTATGTACCGTGGCCGTAAAGTGGTAAAAACCAAAGGCGAATAA
- a CDS encoding SAM-dependent methyltransferase, whose product MKPILYLIPTPLGTADTPCLLPHEQAQIINLKDFVVEAEKTARAHLKHLGVTTPIRELNLKPLNEHTPQEILPELLEPMHEGRSLGLLSEAGCPAIADPGANLVALAHTHGFEVRPLIGPSSLLLAMMASGTNGQNFAFKGYLPTDKTERLQALKKLEQHSRIENETQLFIETPYRNDSLLEDAINILHPDTRLCIACDLTLPTQNIISLPISEWRKRSELPQLKKRPTIFVLHSGR is encoded by the coding sequence ATGAAACCAATTCTCTATCTTATCCCAACCCCCCTAGGCACTGCCGATACGCCCTGCTTATTACCTCACGAGCAGGCTCAAATTATTAATTTAAAAGACTTTGTTGTTGAGGCAGAAAAAACAGCCCGCGCCCATCTCAAACACTTAGGCGTTACGACACCTATTCGTGAATTAAATTTAAAACCGCTCAACGAACACACCCCACAAGAAATCTTACCCGAGCTTTTGGAGCCTATGCACGAAGGCCGAAGCCTCGGATTACTCAGTGAAGCCGGCTGCCCGGCAATAGCCGACCCCGGCGCTAACTTAGTTGCACTGGCACACACGCACGGCTTTGAAGTACGTCCCCTTATCGGCCCTTCAAGCCTATTACTGGCAATGATGGCTTCCGGTACAAACGGGCAAAATTTTGCCTTTAAAGGCTACCTGCCTACTGATAAAACAGAACGTTTGCAGGCATTAAAAAAACTAGAGCAGCATTCGCGAATAGAAAATGAAACCCAATTATTTATCGAAACGCCCTATCGGAATGATTCTCTACTCGAAGATGCCATAAATATACTGCACCCTGATACCCGCCTTTGCATCGCTTGCGACTTAACCTTACCCACCCAAAACATCATCAGCCTGCCTATATCCGAATGGCGCAAGCGCAGCGAATTACCTCAACTAAAAAAGCGCCCTACTATTTTCGTACTACATTCAGGCAGATAA
- the plsX gene encoding phosphate acyltransferase PlsX, translated as MITLAVDAMGGDAGLDVTIPGVLAFLKQQEQVKLILVGDEEKIRVALTAAKAPLDRIEICHATQVVEMDEPPQSALKNKKDSSMRVAINQVKEGRAQAAVSAGNTGALMATARFVLKTIPGIERPAIAKFLPSAGNHMTLMLDLGANVDCTSEHLVQFAVIGGALVQALYPEKGAPRIGLLNVGTEDIKGTDTVKQAYRLLKSSDMNFIGNVEGNAVFGGQVDVVVADGFVGNIMLKTIEGAVKFMGSAIKQEFQSSLFTKAASLFALPALKSFKNKLDPRRFNGAIFLGLRGVVIKSHGGTDAVGFTYALEEAYHEAKAGSLARIEEGVAAQLSVLSEKKMEAEQAAMANNLD; from the coding sequence ATGATTACTTTGGCTGTAGATGCTATGGGAGGAGACGCCGGACTGGATGTCACTATCCCGGGCGTATTGGCTTTCTTAAAACAACAAGAGCAGGTAAAGCTCATTTTGGTGGGGGATGAAGAGAAAATCCGTGTGGCTTTGACTGCAGCAAAAGCCCCATTGGATCGGATTGAAATCTGCCATGCTACCCAAGTGGTTGAAATGGACGAACCGCCGCAGTCGGCATTGAAAAATAAAAAAGACTCTTCGATGCGAGTGGCGATCAACCAAGTGAAGGAAGGGCGGGCTCAAGCCGCTGTATCGGCTGGAAATACCGGTGCATTGATGGCAACGGCACGTTTTGTGTTGAAAACCATTCCCGGTATTGAACGGCCGGCTATTGCCAAGTTTTTGCCATCTGCCGGTAATCATATGACTTTGATGTTGGATTTGGGCGCAAATGTTGATTGTACCAGTGAGCATTTGGTGCAGTTCGCAGTTATCGGCGGTGCCCTTGTTCAAGCATTGTACCCTGAGAAAGGCGCACCACGTATCGGTTTGCTGAATGTCGGAACGGAAGATATAAAAGGTACGGATACTGTTAAACAAGCCTATCGTTTGCTCAAAAGCAGTGATATGAATTTTATCGGCAATGTAGAGGGTAACGCGGTATTTGGAGGGCAAGTTGATGTAGTGGTGGCTGATGGCTTCGTAGGTAACATTATGCTAAAAACCATTGAAGGCGCAGTGAAATTTATGGGCAGCGCAATTAAGCAGGAATTTCAAAGCAGCCTGTTTACCAAGGCCGCTTCCTTATTTGCACTCCCTGCACTAAAGAGCTTTAAAAACAAGCTGGATCCACGCCGTTTTAACGGTGCTATCTTCCTAGGGTTGCGCGGAGTGGTCATTAAAAGCCACGGTGGTACAGATGCGGTCGGATTTACCTATGCTTTGGAAGAGGCATACCACGAAGCTAAGGCGGGAAGCTTGGCAAGAATAGAAGAAGGTGTTGCGGCCCAGTTATCGGTTTTATCGGAAAAGAAAATGGAAGCAGAACAGGCGGCCATGGCCAATAATTTGGACTAA
- a CDS encoding YceD family protein, giving the protein MLDPILIDPEVFAAEKRRLQGELILNQLDERVWSHEYLADTQAKVSFTLQGGRDRLQRLFLELELKGDVPLICQRCVKPMPFRFDEASRIVLFADENSLDEAMLADDELEGMLLEKELDVRALLEDQILMALPFSPRHEDCGNVVLTEVNQDKPNPFAVLAGLKSSR; this is encoded by the coding sequence ATGTTAGACCCTATTTTGATTGACCCCGAGGTGTTCGCAGCTGAAAAGCGCCGTTTGCAGGGCGAGTTGATACTGAATCAGCTTGACGAACGCGTTTGGTCGCACGAATATTTGGCAGACACTCAAGCTAAGGTATCGTTTACCCTACAAGGCGGACGAGACCGTTTGCAACGTTTGTTTCTGGAACTGGAGCTCAAAGGCGACGTACCGTTGATTTGTCAGCGGTGTGTAAAACCGATGCCGTTCCGGTTTGATGAAGCAAGCCGTATTGTATTGTTTGCTGATGAAAACAGTTTGGACGAAGCCATGCTGGCCGATGATGAGTTGGAGGGCATGCTGCTTGAGAAAGAATTGGACGTGCGTGCGTTGCTCGAAGACCAAATCCTGATGGCTTTACCGTTTTCGCCGCGGCATGAGGATTGCGGAAATGTTGTACTGACTGAAGTCAATCAAGACAAACCCAATCCTTTCGCCGTATTGGCAGGGCTGAAAAGCAGCCGCTAA
- a CDS encoding pseudouridine synthase, with product MQAAKGKSQANDKLKNTTGNEQSAPKVRVARAKKLVVRSPNQKIQDRVRDLKDKRVDAEYIEPVRLQKALAASGVGSRREMEEWIAQGLVKVNGRVAGLGEKVAPGDQVLVKGQVINLKWADRLPRVILYYKQEGEIVSRDDPQGRISIFDRLPQAASSRWVAIGRLDINTSGLLILTTSGELVQRFAHPSFEVEREYAVRVLGELTTEQMKMLTEEGVMLEDGLAKVERIYEQGGEGANKWYNVVIKEGRNREVRRIFESQGLTVSRLVRVGFGPIGLPNRLKRGQFYELNPAEVANIMKWADMPLPGERRRKK from the coding sequence ATGCAAGCGGCTAAAGGTAAGTCGCAAGCTAATGATAAATTAAAAAATACCACTGGCAATGAGCAAAGTGCGCCAAAAGTGCGTGTCGCACGGGCAAAGAAATTAGTGGTGCGTTCGCCCAACCAAAAAATCCAAGACCGTGTACGAGATTTGAAAGATAAGCGTGTAGATGCCGAATATATCGAACCAGTACGCTTGCAAAAGGCGTTGGCTGCATCAGGCGTAGGCTCGCGGCGTGAAATGGAAGAATGGATTGCACAGGGCTTGGTGAAAGTTAACGGGCGAGTGGCCGGTTTGGGTGAAAAAGTCGCTCCGGGTGATCAGGTATTGGTGAAAGGTCAGGTGATTAACCTGAAATGGGCCGACCGTTTGCCGCGTGTGATTCTGTATTATAAGCAAGAAGGCGAGATTGTTTCGCGAGACGATCCGCAAGGCCGGATCAGCATTTTCGACCGTTTGCCGCAAGCCGCCAGCAGCCGCTGGGTTGCTATCGGCCGATTGGATATCAATACCAGCGGTTTGCTGATTCTCACTACTTCGGGTGAGTTGGTACAGCGGTTTGCCCATCCAAGTTTTGAGGTAGAGCGCGAATATGCCGTCCGTGTGTTGGGCGAGTTGACGACCGAGCAAATGAAAATGCTGACTGAAGAGGGCGTGATGCTCGAAGACGGTTTGGCAAAAGTAGAGCGCATATACGAGCAGGGCGGAGAGGGTGCGAACAAATGGTATAACGTGGTGATTAAAGAAGGCCGAAACCGCGAAGTACGCCGTATTTTCGAAAGCCAAGGTTTGACTGTGAGCCGGCTGGTTCGTGTGGGTTTTGGCCCGATAGGATTACCCAACCGTTTGAAACGTGGTCAGTTTTACGAGTTGAATCCTGCAGAGGTGGCCAATATTATGAAGTGGGCGGATATGCCTCTGCCGGGCGAGCGCCGCCGTAAAAAATAA
- a CDS encoding GIY-YIG nuclease family protein: MSKPRSQTIRIFLPDGNPRSIRKVERSSNSNIRLFDIPRAELGKFCQMNEAANMGIYLLLGDGQLYIGQTSDLGARLKTHDKNKPFWQRAFAVVLNNDFRTFDHLYYLEKTAIEHVQKAGRLVLENGTAGNNHRHLHDSIRSDCENIFDEIETLLAVLNQDFFTEEKAAVLPEICASGVVVENGKTLSVETTADERLSENNREIFYCKRGVADARGFLHEDGKQFIVMAGSLINSEYASYAPRAIEILRQQWLSEGLLSPVNSKQYRLNQDQIFSSVSYAAVMVIGKNANGRAEWKNASGRTFKECYPQESEK; this comes from the coding sequence ATGTCGAAACCACGTTCGCAAACCATCAGAATTTTTTTACCCGACGGTAATCCGCGCAGTATCCGCAAAGTAGAGCGCAGCAGTAACAGCAATATCCGCCTGTTTGATATTCCGCGCGCTGAGCTGGGAAAATTTTGTCAAATGAACGAAGCGGCAAATATGGGTATTTACCTGCTGCTCGGAGACGGTCAGCTCTACATCGGGCAAACTTCCGATTTGGGCGCGCGTCTGAAAACGCATGACAAAAACAAACCGTTTTGGCAACGGGCATTTGCCGTTGTTTTAAATAACGATTTCCGTACGTTCGATCATTTGTATTATCTTGAGAAAACCGCTATCGAGCATGTGCAGAAGGCGGGACGGCTGGTGTTGGAAAATGGAACGGCCGGAAACAACCATCGCCATCTGCATGATTCGATCAGATCGGACTGCGAGAATATTTTTGATGAAATCGAAACCCTATTGGCGGTATTGAATCAGGATTTTTTCACGGAAGAGAAGGCTGCTGTATTGCCTGAGATATGCGCTTCGGGTGTTGTGGTGGAAAATGGAAAAACTTTATCCGTTGAAACAACGGCTGATGAGAGGCTGTCTGAAAACAATAGGGAGATATTTTATTGTAAACGTGGCGTTGCGGATGCGCGTGGCTTTTTACATGAGGACGGTAAGCAATTTATTGTAATGGCGGGTTCTTTGATCAATAGCGAGTATGCTTCATATGCGCCGCGCGCTATTGAAATACTGCGTCAACAATGGCTTTCAGAGGGCTTGTTGTCGCCGGTAAATTCCAAACAATACCGATTGAATCAAGATCAGATATTTAGCAGTGTCAGTTATGCGGCTGTGATGGTAATTGGTAAGAACGCGAATGGTAGAGCTGAATGGAAGAATGCTTCGGGCCGAACATTTAAGGAATGCTATCCGCAAGAGTCTGAAAAATAA